In one Antennarius striatus isolate MH-2024 chromosome 15, ASM4005453v1, whole genome shotgun sequence genomic region, the following are encoded:
- the phf24 gene encoding PHD finger protein 24 isoform X1 — protein MGVLMSKKQQVEKVQKCTAVVSAFQAGIKDRHPPAKQADSEAEEGNGPTKPSANADEKTTEEEKKEETNNSACASTSQQASASSRVECKVNQEAWSRLRDGKGVEPEDLDKSHQLTPPAYVRPKREADDDQPIEVELDKKEQPPSDEMCDVCEVWTADDLYPCRICTRVFHDGCLRELGYLRAEALQEMRDAAHDVVGWSCYYCDNLNLLLTEEEMYSLMETFKQCKIIPESCLVSDELLQYRHFVSKQQFDKDLTDEQEEEVMAQFAALDPEKKGHIEWSDFLYFETLAVLRKFRTENSMVRLLTAKERDNARSVFLSLGLDKDGMITRAEWRQAQQSWFQKLNKDTQSCNVRLMGLCSPMNCGISHVGPICESSPASSGSERSKTDENRLMTWADFLKESAIYILAARPNSSALHIRLPL, from the exons ATGGGAGTGCTAATGTCAAAGAAACAGCAGGTGGAGAAGGTGCAGAAATGCACTGCTGTTGTGTCTGCCTTCCAGGCGGGCATTAAAGACCGTCACCCCCCGGCCAAACAGGCAGACAGTGAGGCAGAGGAAGGCAATGGGCCCACCAAACCATCAGCCAATGCTGATGAAAAGaccacagaggaggagaagaaagaagagacaaaCAATAGTGCATGTGCATCAACCTCGCAACAGGCCTCGGCGTCATCCAGGGTTGAGTGTAAAGTCAACCAAGAGGCTTGGTCCAGATTACGAGATGGGAAAGGAGTGGAGCCTGAAGATCTCGACAAGAGCCATCAACTCACGCCACCAGCTTACGTGCGGCCCAAAAGGGAAGCCGATGATGATCAGCCTATAGAGGTGGAGCTGGACAAGAAAGAGCAG CCACCAAGTGATGAGATGTGCGACGTGTGTGAGGTGTGGACGGCCGATGACCTGTACCCCTGTAGGATTTGCACTCGAGTGTTCCATGATGGCTGCCTGAGGGAGCTAGGCTACTTACGTGCTGAGGCCCTGCAGGAGATGCGAGATGCAGCCCACGATGTTGTCGGCTGGAGCTGCTATTATTGT GATAATCTGAATCTGCTCCTAACGGAGGAGGAGATGTACAGCCTGATGGAGACGTTCAAGCAGTGTAAGATCATTCCAG AGTCATGCCTGGTGTCAGATGAGCTGCTTCAGTACCGTCACTTTGTATCCAAGCAGCAGTTTGATAAGGACCTGACTGATGAGCAAGAGGAGGAAGTAATGGCCCAGTTTGCGGCGCTGGATCCCGAAAAGAAGGGCCACATCGAATGGTCCGACTTTCTGTATTTTGAAACACTAGCGGTGTTGAGGAAATTTCGCACAGAG aACTCAATGGTGCGCCTGTTAACTGCCAAGGAGAGAGACAACGCACGATCAGTGTTCCTGAGTCTGGGCCTGGATAAAGACGGCATGATTACAAGAGCTGAATGGCGCCAAGCCCAGCAGTCCTGGTTCCAGAAGCTCAACAAAGACACGCAATCCTGCAATGTGAG ACTCATGGGACTCTGCTCTCCTATGAATTGTGG CATAAGTCACGTCGGACCCATATGCGAGAGTAGTCCAGCCAGTTCTGGCAGTGAAAGGAGCAAAACCGACGAAAACAG ACTGATGACCTGGGCAGACTTTTTAAAGGAGAGTGCCATCTATATTTTGGCTGCACGCCCCAATAGCTCTGCCTTGCACATCCGTTTGCCTCTATAG
- the phf24 gene encoding PHD finger protein 24 isoform X2: MGVLMSKKQQVEKVQKCTAVVSAFQAGIKDRHPPAKQADSEAEEGNGPTKPSANADEKTTEEEKKEETNNSACASTSQQASASSRVECKVNQEAWSRLRDGKGVEPEDLDKSHQLTPPAYVRPKREADDDQPIEVELDKKEQPPSDEMCDVCEVWTADDLYPCRICTRVFHDGCLRELGYLRAEALQEMRDAAHDVVGWSCYYCDNLNLLLTEEEMYSLMETFKQCKIIPESCLVSDELLQYRHFVSKQQFDKDLTDEQEEEVMAQFAALDPEKKGHIEWSDFLYFETLAVLRKFRTENSMVRLLTAKERDNARSVFLSLGLDKDGMITRAEWRQAQQSWFQKLNKDTQSCNVSISHVGPICESSPASSGSERSKTDENRLMTWADFLKESAIYILAARPNSSALHIRLPL; the protein is encoded by the exons ATGGGAGTGCTAATGTCAAAGAAACAGCAGGTGGAGAAGGTGCAGAAATGCACTGCTGTTGTGTCTGCCTTCCAGGCGGGCATTAAAGACCGTCACCCCCCGGCCAAACAGGCAGACAGTGAGGCAGAGGAAGGCAATGGGCCCACCAAACCATCAGCCAATGCTGATGAAAAGaccacagaggaggagaagaaagaagagacaaaCAATAGTGCATGTGCATCAACCTCGCAACAGGCCTCGGCGTCATCCAGGGTTGAGTGTAAAGTCAACCAAGAGGCTTGGTCCAGATTACGAGATGGGAAAGGAGTGGAGCCTGAAGATCTCGACAAGAGCCATCAACTCACGCCACCAGCTTACGTGCGGCCCAAAAGGGAAGCCGATGATGATCAGCCTATAGAGGTGGAGCTGGACAAGAAAGAGCAG CCACCAAGTGATGAGATGTGCGACGTGTGTGAGGTGTGGACGGCCGATGACCTGTACCCCTGTAGGATTTGCACTCGAGTGTTCCATGATGGCTGCCTGAGGGAGCTAGGCTACTTACGTGCTGAGGCCCTGCAGGAGATGCGAGATGCAGCCCACGATGTTGTCGGCTGGAGCTGCTATTATTGT GATAATCTGAATCTGCTCCTAACGGAGGAGGAGATGTACAGCCTGATGGAGACGTTCAAGCAGTGTAAGATCATTCCAG AGTCATGCCTGGTGTCAGATGAGCTGCTTCAGTACCGTCACTTTGTATCCAAGCAGCAGTTTGATAAGGACCTGACTGATGAGCAAGAGGAGGAAGTAATGGCCCAGTTTGCGGCGCTGGATCCCGAAAAGAAGGGCCACATCGAATGGTCCGACTTTCTGTATTTTGAAACACTAGCGGTGTTGAGGAAATTTCGCACAGAG aACTCAATGGTGCGCCTGTTAACTGCCAAGGAGAGAGACAACGCACGATCAGTGTTCCTGAGTCTGGGCCTGGATAAAGACGGCATGATTACAAGAGCTGAATGGCGCCAAGCCCAGCAGTCCTGGTTCCAGAAGCTCAACAAAGACACGCAATCCTGCAATGTGAG CATAAGTCACGTCGGACCCATATGCGAGAGTAGTCCAGCCAGTTCTGGCAGTGAAAGGAGCAAAACCGACGAAAACAG ACTGATGACCTGGGCAGACTTTTTAAAGGAGAGTGCCATCTATATTTTGGCTGCACGCCCCAATAGCTCTGCCTTGCACATCCGTTTGCCTCTATAG